From Pseudovibrio sp. Tun.PSC04-5.I4, a single genomic window includes:
- a CDS encoding peptidylprolyl isomerase, whose amino-acid sequence MLDALRNSVGTWFAKLLIGLLVLSFAVWGIADVFTGLGSTSVATVGDKEIPAEDFQRAYAREIDQLSRRAGQPISQEQAATFGLPAQVLGRLIAEATLDQEASKLRIGVSDEAIIKTIQETPAFQGVNGYDRNRLSQVLYNMGVNEDEFVMLQQQIAERQQLAEAVIGGITTPNAMLEAFDKYTMEERKVEYIVLPQSSLSEVPVPSAEELNAYFEENKANYRAPEYRSAALIELTADKIAKPESVTKEEIAQEYERTKNRYQSQEQRRIFQIPFQSMEEAEAAAVKLSSGETFEDLMNERDLSESDVDLGTMNKSGFLDEKIADAAFSLHEGQVSGVVEGQFSNVILFAKEVKPAAVKPQNEVDQELRTNVAQANAANEVDDLYNEIEDARAGGSTFKEIAERFSLALSQTPDFDASGKNEAGETVTLPQADVLATSVFSTDVGVENDPLEIGRTGHLWYEVSEVKPSRDRELSEVETAVVADWTAMRTADLLEEKAKALLADVQAGKSLTDIALAEDLQTNVSQPFTRNGGNPNLSGSAITAAFSGPTGTAAQVPGNNEDRILLVLTDTTAPAFMTESENVKRIDQQLSGALEGSLLNQFVAQLESAEGVKVNQALFGQLSGLDHQ is encoded by the coding sequence ATGCTCGACGCGCTGCGTAATAGCGTAGGTACCTGGTTCGCGAAGCTTCTGATTGGCCTTTTGGTCCTCAGCTTTGCTGTTTGGGGTATCGCTGACGTCTTTACTGGACTTGGCTCCACTTCAGTCGCAACTGTTGGCGACAAAGAAATACCCGCCGAGGATTTCCAGAGAGCTTATGCGCGGGAGATCGACCAGTTGTCGCGCCGTGCTGGCCAGCCGATTAGCCAAGAACAGGCAGCCACGTTTGGTCTCCCTGCTCAGGTCCTGGGTCGCCTGATCGCCGAAGCCACGCTTGATCAGGAAGCATCAAAGCTCCGCATTGGCGTGTCTGATGAAGCAATCATCAAAACCATTCAAGAAACCCCAGCATTTCAGGGTGTGAATGGATACGATCGAAATCGTCTCAGTCAAGTTCTCTACAACATGGGTGTAAACGAAGACGAATTCGTAATGCTGCAGCAACAAATCGCAGAGCGCCAACAGCTCGCAGAAGCTGTAATTGGAGGCATTACGACACCCAACGCGATGCTTGAAGCTTTTGACAAATACACAATGGAAGAGCGCAAGGTTGAGTATATTGTACTCCCACAGAGCTCTCTTTCAGAAGTTCCTGTACCAAGCGCAGAAGAGCTAAATGCGTATTTTGAAGAAAACAAAGCAAACTACAGAGCTCCCGAATACCGCAGCGCAGCTCTTATCGAGCTCACTGCAGATAAAATTGCGAAACCAGAAAGTGTAACGAAAGAAGAGATTGCGCAGGAATATGAGCGCACTAAAAATCGTTACCAAAGTCAGGAACAACGCCGGATCTTCCAGATCCCCTTCCAATCCATGGAAGAGGCTGAAGCTGCCGCGGTTAAACTGAGTTCTGGCGAAACCTTTGAAGATCTGATGAATGAACGGGATCTAAGCGAAAGCGATGTAGATCTCGGCACTATGAATAAGTCGGGCTTCCTCGATGAAAAAATCGCTGACGCGGCTTTTTCTCTTCATGAAGGACAAGTCAGCGGTGTTGTTGAAGGTCAGTTTTCAAACGTCATTTTGTTTGCAAAAGAAGTGAAACCAGCTGCTGTGAAACCTCAAAACGAAGTTGATCAGGAACTGCGCACCAACGTTGCACAGGCGAACGCGGCCAACGAAGTAGACGACCTTTACAACGAAATTGAAGATGCGCGCGCAGGCGGCAGCACCTTCAAGGAAATTGCAGAGCGTTTCTCACTCGCCCTCTCACAGACACCTGACTTCGATGCATCAGGCAAAAATGAAGCTGGCGAAACAGTTACACTGCCACAAGCAGACGTTCTTGCAACTTCAGTATTCTCCACTGATGTGGGTGTAGAAAACGACCCGCTTGAAATCGGCCGCACCGGTCATCTTTGGTACGAAGTATCCGAAGTGAAACCATCTCGCGACAGAGAGCTCTCTGAAGTCGAGACGGCTGTAGTTGCGGACTGGACTGCAATGCGAACCGCTGACTTATTGGAAGAAAAGGCAAAAGCCCTTCTTGCTGATGTTCAGGCTGGCAAGTCCCTTACAGACATTGCCCTTGCTGAAGATCTTCAAACCAACGTGTCTCAGCCTTTTACACGTAACGGCGGAAACCCAAATCTATCAGGCTCAGCAATCACCGCAGCGTTCTCCGGCCCAACAGGCACAGCGGCGCAGGTTCCTGGCAACAACGAAGATCGCATTCTTCTTGTTCTGACAGACACCACAGCACCGGCCTTTATGACCGAATCAGAGAACGTAAAACGCATTGACCAGCAGCTTTCAGGCGCGTTGGAAGGCTCCCTGCTCAACCAGTTTGTTGCGCAACTGGAAAGCGCGGAAGGCGTGAAAGTTAATCAGGCACTCTTCGGCCAGTTGTCTGGTCTCGACCATCAATAG
- a CDS encoding VOC family protein — translation MIKGIDHIVLAANSLKDAAGQWEQLGFKVTPYARHPWGTENRLVQLNGSFLEILAIGEDAELTESSEGVFSFGAFNRDFLLKGEGASMLVLDSTSAKDDRAIFKAAGLAEFAPFSFERIAVSPEGEERQVAFDLTFTQDPLGVETGFFTCHNKFPENFWKADYQSHPNSVTDLSEIIFVADDPADHHEFLKGFSGQRMARLSSLGVEMETSRGLIRVLSPSAYESLYGLKALSARSGLRLAALGFKAKDRNKFAEYARKLGGTQYGAQWVVGPDKLAGVAVICS, via the coding sequence TTGATTAAGGGAATTGACCACATCGTTCTTGCTGCAAACTCTTTGAAGGATGCAGCAGGGCAATGGGAACAACTTGGGTTTAAGGTGACGCCTTATGCGCGTCATCCTTGGGGTACTGAAAATCGCCTCGTCCAGTTGAATGGTAGTTTTCTTGAGATTTTGGCAATCGGCGAAGATGCCGAACTGACAGAATCAAGTGAAGGCGTTTTCTCCTTTGGCGCGTTTAACCGCGATTTTCTCTTAAAGGGTGAGGGTGCTTCTATGCTTGTGCTGGATAGCACGAGTGCAAAAGACGACCGCGCCATATTTAAGGCGGCGGGACTTGCTGAGTTTGCTCCGTTTTCCTTTGAGCGCATTGCGGTTTCGCCGGAAGGTGAAGAGCGTCAGGTTGCTTTCGATCTGACGTTCACCCAAGATCCTCTTGGTGTTGAGACAGGCTTTTTCACTTGCCACAACAAATTCCCGGAAAACTTCTGGAAGGCTGACTATCAAAGCCATCCTAATTCTGTGACAGATCTGAGTGAAATCATCTTTGTTGCGGATGATCCTGCTGATCACCATGAGTTTTTGAAGGGCTTTTCCGGTCAACGCATGGCTCGGCTTTCTAGCTTAGGTGTTGAGATGGAAACCAGTCGTGGTTTGATCAGGGTTCTTTCTCCAAGCGCTTATGAAAGCTTGTACGGGTTGAAAGCACTCTCTGCTCGCAGCGGCCTGCGTTTGGCAGCTCTTGGGTTCAAGGCGAAGGATCGCAACAAATTTGCGGAATATGCCCGCAAGCTTGGCGGCACTCAATATGGCGCACAATGGGTCGTTGGTCCTGACAAGCTCGCTGGCGTTGCTGTGATTTGCAGCTAA
- a CDS encoding calcium-binding protein → MPESTSTTSPQILPKSDNQQSSTEQNGLEFLPVNPDQLQSKLIIELPPSLEASSDTLPNALSQGINPLLSEIRWDPKTETLLLPSGLEIAEIETISGETEITLSDGTTIRIEGHSDTPPSIEIDNQTLTAQEIQQAFNAARNVEPGAGPEASSGLSSGSEPASGNNEPQSPLVRDGELTGSGNDFEPIPIVVQPSFPITPLLLPTERNQEFFERDESDGAFIEAKSPQIAIPEDPTINPAFFQGSDDDLYEAGLPTGSTPDQAATTTSGPLNISSGSSPLSLLEVCDPAQNIWIDVTGGGQITTPLGTFIITQNTDGSYSWSYILSATGDHSSSAVSEPLKLKLTNEDGAQASGEITINIIDDAPVIDIADAPASIAEGNTLDGTWSLNPGADGVTQITVSMTGEADQTVSLSGNANATFTLPKGTLTVNPDGTYSFEAATNLDNDDPQEQSFTLSATDADGDTTTDSHTITITDGTPPTPPDNLPGEAIDLILTINEAALDTNLDQADLAVGNTTGSDPTSTAETDVSSTLTFTAGSDDLSSFAFGDTSAISISNGDATLTVSWAISNGQLVGAINGTPAIILSLDATTITAGQQGTVTVTATLTDAFPHDASGEPLTITGIKLDASDHDGDTVTADIQVNIINDAPVIDIADAPASIAEGNTLYGTWSLNPGADGVTQITVSMTGEADQTVSLSGNANATFTLPKGTLTVNPDGTYSFEAATNLDNDDPQEQSFTLSATDADGDTTTDSHTITITDGPQPFGGDLIALSLEEGALGVQTGNDPATGSTIGSNPASTAETQSDTLAFTAGSDDITGFTLGDTSNILVQDDSNTTVTSILWSLSADKQVLTGSIAGQNVIQLTINGSSIAAGTTGTVQVTATLLAEFPHVTDGSSDFSILGVPIVATDTDGSTAIGITNISIKDDEPDIDITDTQNIVTEGDTITDTFSLSLGADGYSSVTVYTDVNNQYSVDLAPNSQTTLYTEEGQLTLHSDGTWEFTANTGLDFSQLQTLQFFISVEDGDGDKDADSHLISIKQAAQPIEGTAGNDVLTGTQTSELILGLEGDDTISGGGGRDKLAGMDGYDTLEGGAQSDTFVLDLTNLTIADLITDYISSGADADLLDATEMVGGEQIDQANAEDYFQLSGGILSFDQDGTGTNHSMEQVMNFSSPPAQVEIIIDESQAPVIITS, encoded by the coding sequence ATGCCAGAGTCGACCTCAACGACTTCCCCTCAAATCCTTCCAAAGTCGGATAATCAGCAAAGCTCTACAGAACAGAACGGGCTGGAATTCCTTCCAGTTAACCCAGACCAGCTCCAGAGCAAGCTGATTATTGAGCTTCCGCCATCACTAGAGGCAAGCTCTGACACCCTCCCTAACGCCCTCTCACAGGGTATAAATCCACTCCTAAGCGAAATTCGTTGGGATCCCAAAACAGAGACATTGCTGCTGCCATCTGGCTTGGAGATAGCAGAGATCGAAACCATCTCTGGCGAAACGGAAATTACCTTATCTGATGGAACCACTATCAGAATTGAAGGGCACAGCGACACGCCGCCATCCATTGAAATCGACAACCAAACACTGACAGCTCAGGAAATCCAGCAGGCATTTAACGCAGCCCGCAATGTAGAACCAGGCGCAGGACCTGAAGCATCATCAGGCCTTTCCTCGGGTTCAGAACCTGCCAGTGGTAACAATGAACCACAATCGCCCTTAGTCAGAGACGGAGAGTTGACGGGAAGCGGAAATGATTTTGAACCAATTCCGATTGTCGTTCAGCCCTCATTTCCAATCACACCTCTCCTGTTGCCAACAGAACGAAATCAGGAGTTCTTTGAACGAGATGAAAGTGACGGAGCATTTATCGAGGCGAAATCACCACAAATTGCGATACCAGAAGATCCCACTATCAACCCAGCCTTCTTTCAAGGCAGTGATGATGATCTTTATGAGGCAGGTCTACCCACGGGCAGCACACCCGACCAAGCCGCGACCACAACATCCGGCCCATTGAATATAAGCAGCGGCTCATCACCTCTTTCTTTGCTAGAGGTCTGTGATCCTGCACAAAATATCTGGATTGATGTAACGGGTGGTGGTCAGATCACAACACCGCTCGGTACTTTCATTATTACCCAAAACACCGATGGCTCCTACTCCTGGTCTTACATTCTGAGCGCGACGGGAGACCATAGTTCCTCTGCTGTTTCAGAACCCTTGAAACTCAAACTAACCAACGAAGATGGCGCCCAAGCTTCCGGTGAAATAACCATCAACATCATCGACGATGCCCCGGTTATCGATATCGCTGATGCGCCTGCATCCATAGCAGAAGGCAATACACTCGATGGCACATGGTCGCTCAATCCCGGAGCAGATGGCGTTACGCAAATCACCGTCTCCATGACAGGCGAAGCAGACCAAACCGTTTCTTTATCTGGCAACGCCAACGCAACCTTCACGCTCCCCAAAGGTACCCTCACAGTCAACCCCGATGGCACTTACAGCTTTGAAGCTGCAACCAATCTGGACAATGACGATCCACAAGAGCAAAGCTTCACCCTCTCCGCAACAGACGCTGATGGCGACACAACAACTGACAGCCACACCATTACGATTACAGATGGCACACCGCCAACTCCGCCAGACAATCTGCCCGGTGAAGCGATAGATCTCATCCTGACGATCAATGAAGCTGCACTTGATACAAATCTGGATCAGGCAGACTTGGCAGTGGGCAATACAACCGGATCAGATCCCACCAGCACAGCCGAGACGGATGTGTCCAGCACACTCACCTTCACAGCTGGATCAGATGACCTCTCAAGCTTCGCCTTTGGGGATACCTCCGCTATCTCAATCTCAAACGGAGATGCAACACTCACCGTCAGTTGGGCCATCTCAAACGGCCAGCTTGTGGGGGCAATCAACGGCACGCCTGCCATCATCCTGTCACTGGACGCAACAACCATCACAGCAGGCCAGCAAGGCACGGTAACAGTCACCGCAACACTGACAGATGCCTTCCCTCATGATGCCAGTGGAGAGCCTCTCACGATCACCGGGATCAAACTGGACGCATCCGATCATGATGGAGATACCGTCACTGCAGATATTCAGGTCAACATCATCAATGATGCCCCGGTTATCGATATCGCTGATGCGCCTGCATCCATAGCAGAAGGCAATACACTCTATGGCACATGGTCGCTCAATCCCGGAGCAGATGGCGTTACGCAAATCACCGTCTCCATGACAGGCGAAGCAGACCAAACCGTTTCCTTATCTGGCAACGCCAACGCAACCTTCACGCTCCCCAAAGGTACCCTCACAGTCAACCCCGATGGCACTTACAGCTTTGAAGCTGCAACCAATCTGGACAATGACGATCCACAAGAGCAAAGCTTCACCCTCTCCGCAACAGACGCTGATGGCGACACAACAACTGACAGCCACACCATTACGATTACAGATGGACCTCAACCATTTGGCGGGGATCTGATAGCACTCAGCCTTGAAGAAGGCGCGTTAGGCGTTCAAACTGGCAATGATCCCGCGACCGGATCGACCATCGGTTCCAACCCAGCCAGCACAGCTGAAACGCAAAGTGACACGCTCGCATTCACAGCAGGTTCGGATGATATAACTGGGTTCACTTTAGGCGATACATCAAACATTCTTGTGCAGGACGACAGCAACACCACAGTAACCTCCATCCTGTGGAGCCTCTCCGCCGACAAACAGGTTCTTACAGGCTCTATTGCCGGACAAAACGTGATCCAGTTAACGATCAATGGCTCTAGTATTGCGGCGGGCACAACTGGAACGGTGCAGGTCACAGCCACGCTGCTCGCTGAGTTCCCTCATGTCACTGATGGCTCCAGTGATTTTTCAATCCTCGGTGTTCCCATTGTCGCCACAGATACAGACGGAAGCACAGCGATCGGCATAACCAATATATCCATCAAGGATGACGAGCCCGATATTGATATTACAGACACGCAGAACATCGTCACAGAGGGAGATACGATCACCGATACATTCTCGTTGAGTTTGGGAGCTGATGGATATTCCAGTGTGACGGTCTATACAGATGTTAACAATCAATACAGTGTCGACTTAGCTCCCAACTCACAGACAACTCTTTACACAGAGGAAGGCCAGCTAACCCTACATTCAGATGGGACGTGGGAATTTACAGCAAACACAGGCTTGGATTTTAGCCAGCTACAAACTTTGCAGTTTTTCATTTCAGTTGAAGATGGAGATGGTGACAAAGATGCAGACAGTCACCTCATCTCCATAAAGCAAGCCGCCCAGCCTATTGAAGGCACTGCAGGAAATGACGTTCTAACAGGCACCCAAACCAGCGAACTAATCCTAGGTCTGGAGGGCGATGATACAATTTCCGGCGGAGGTGGGCGAGATAAACTGGCCGGCATGGATGGGTACGACACACTGGAAGGCGGAGCACAGAGCGACACGTTCGTCCTCGATCTCACCAACCTGACAATCGCCGACCTCATAACAGATTACATTTCCTCCGGCGCAGATGCCGACCTCTTAGATGCAACAGAAATGGTGGGCGGCGAGCAGATCGATCAGGCCAATGCAGAGGACTATTTCCAACTCTCAGGAGGCATTCTTAGCTTTGATCAGGATGGAACTGGCACCAATCATAGCATGGAGCAGGTGATGAACTTCTCATCGCCGCCTGCACAAGTGGAAATCATCATCGACGAGTCTCAAGCGCCTGTGATCATTACCTCATAA
- the secG gene encoding preprotein translocase subunit SecG yields the protein METVLIVIHLMVVVALVAMVLLQRSEGGALGIGGGGGGGVMSSRGTANVLTRGTAILAACFFVTSLGLSLISRYDDRPGSLLDEVPAGSASQGTEQGAGNGLLDQLQQQSEPTGPQVPPAQ from the coding sequence ATGGAAACCGTTCTTATTGTTATCCACCTGATGGTCGTAGTTGCGCTTGTGGCGATGGTTTTGCTGCAGCGCTCCGAAGGCGGCGCATTGGGTATTGGCGGCGGTGGCGGCGGCGGCGTAATGAGCAGCCGTGGCACTGCTAATGTACTTACACGCGGCACTGCAATTCTTGCTGCCTGCTTCTTCGTAACCTCGCTCGGTCTTTCTTTGATCTCTCGTTACGACGACCGTCCAGGTTCTTTGCTAGACGAAGTGCCTGCTGGCTCTGCGTCACAAGGCACAGAGCAGGGCGCAGGTAATGGTCTTCTTGACCAGTTGCAGCAGCAAAGTGAGCCTACTGGCCCGCAGGTTCCGCCTGCTCAGTAA
- the tpiA gene encoding triose-phosphate isomerase, with translation MTNRPLVAGNWKMNGLKASAAELEAMGTGYDSALAEKVELLICPSALLLSQLASQEKIGIGAQNCHANASGAHTGDISAEMIRDAGGKYVIVGHSERRVDHNESDADVCDKAEAAWRAGLIAIVCVGEVESERRAGTTLDVVTKQALGSLPAGTTAENSVVAYEPVWAIGTGLTPTPADVAEVHTSIRSTLIKQFGNEIGSKLRVLYGGSVKPTNAKELLAVDNVDGALVGGASLKAADFLGIAEAYRG, from the coding sequence ATGACTAATCGGCCACTCGTTGCTGGTAATTGGAAAATGAATGGACTCAAAGCGTCTGCTGCTGAATTAGAGGCAATGGGCACGGGGTACGATTCAGCACTTGCCGAAAAAGTTGAACTTTTGATTTGCCCTTCCGCATTGTTGCTTTCTCAACTTGCTTCTCAAGAAAAAATCGGAATCGGTGCACAGAACTGTCATGCGAATGCGAGCGGCGCACATACTGGCGATATTTCCGCTGAAATGATCCGCGATGCTGGTGGTAAGTACGTCATAGTTGGGCACTCCGAACGACGCGTAGATCATAACGAATCTGATGCTGACGTTTGTGATAAGGCTGAAGCTGCATGGCGCGCTGGTCTGATCGCGATTGTCTGTGTTGGTGAAGTTGAGAGCGAACGCCGTGCAGGTACTACTCTTGATGTTGTAACCAAACAGGCTCTTGGTTCATTGCCAGCTGGCACAACGGCTGAAAACTCAGTCGTTGCATATGAGCCAGTTTGGGCTATCGGTACAGGCCTTACACCAACACCTGCTGATGTTGCAGAAGTTCATACTTCCATCCGCTCCACGCTGATCAAGCAGTTTGGCAACGAAATTGGAAGCAAGCTGCGCGTTCTTTATGGTGGTTCTGTTAAGCCCACCAACGCAAAAGAACTGTTGGCAGTTGATAACGTTGATGGTGCTCTAGTGGGCGGCGCAAGCCTGAAAGCCGCAGATTTCCTGGGGATTGCCGAGGCTTACCGCGGTTAA
- a CDS encoding TolC family outer membrane protein, which yields MKLFSPYVLGVAALGLFAGAGQAMSLRDAVNLTVYSNPEIGEAVFDRNAIGFELKQAKGEWLPRLDLEFRGGAEWADRSFTRQRGQYFYGPYEVRATGRQKLFDGFATTYEIERQKARLDATSFRVWERSEFIGLSAVRAYVEVSRLSEVKQAAQRNIAYHTKVASDMRAGLTRGVVSVADVQQASERVFAARLALEEVNEELELTEATFIEVVGKPVGRLSGVPSVDRKMPGNLPSVLTIARRNNPLISLRKADIDAANAQIKIAEADYYPRFDLELASRVGENLNGFPGVNNSATALVVMRWNLFNGNITKNKRAEQVERAGEARMRSARAYREVERETRASWIRRVELSKQLAIIKKQLSASHQLLISYEGQFTVGQRTLLDVLDTQNTVFFTEVSEISARYAKTFANYRLLAAMGSLLESFEVEPPAQAVAGYRTIRDDEKTKGWLPGKTLPGVSAQWARGTPVAMPRPKQ from the coding sequence ATGAAGTTGTTTTCGCCTTATGTGCTTGGCGTTGCTGCACTTGGTTTGTTTGCAGGTGCAGGGCAGGCTATGTCTCTTAGAGACGCCGTCAATCTCACAGTTTATAGTAATCCGGAAATTGGCGAAGCGGTTTTTGACCGCAACGCTATTGGCTTTGAGCTTAAACAAGCCAAGGGAGAATGGTTGCCGCGTCTGGACCTTGAATTTAGGGGAGGCGCAGAATGGGCGGACCGTAGTTTTACGCGTCAACGTGGACAATACTTTTACGGCCCCTATGAAGTTAGGGCGACTGGAAGACAGAAGTTGTTTGACGGTTTTGCAACAACCTATGAGATTGAGCGGCAAAAAGCGCGGTTGGATGCAACTTCTTTCCGGGTTTGGGAGCGTTCGGAGTTCATCGGCTTAAGTGCCGTTCGGGCGTATGTTGAAGTTTCCCGTCTTTCCGAAGTGAAGCAAGCTGCACAGCGAAACATCGCCTATCACACCAAAGTGGCCTCTGATATGAGAGCTGGACTCACGCGGGGCGTTGTTTCTGTTGCTGATGTGCAGCAGGCGAGCGAGCGAGTGTTTGCAGCGCGGCTTGCGCTCGAAGAAGTGAATGAAGAACTAGAACTAACCGAAGCCACGTTTATTGAAGTGGTTGGGAAGCCCGTTGGCCGACTTAGCGGGGTTCCAAGCGTAGATCGGAAAATGCCGGGTAACCTGCCGTCCGTCCTTACTATCGCGCGGCGTAACAATCCACTTATCTCTTTACGAAAAGCGGATATTGATGCGGCAAATGCTCAAATCAAAATAGCAGAGGCGGATTACTATCCCAGGTTTGATCTGGAGCTTGCCTCACGGGTTGGAGAGAACCTCAACGGCTTTCCAGGTGTAAATAACTCCGCGACTGCACTTGTTGTTATGCGTTGGAACCTCTTCAACGGAAACATTACGAAAAACAAACGGGCCGAGCAGGTGGAGAGAGCTGGCGAGGCGCGTATGCGATCTGCACGAGCGTACCGCGAGGTGGAACGGGAAACGCGTGCGTCTTGGATTCGGCGTGTGGAACTTTCCAAGCAACTTGCAATCATCAAAAAACAGTTGTCGGCGTCACATCAACTCTTAATTTCCTATGAGGGGCAGTTCACAGTTGGCCAGCGTACTCTGTTGGATGTGCTGGATACTCAAAACACTGTCTTCTTTACAGAAGTCTCTGAGATCTCGGCACGCTACGCAAAAACCTTTGCCAATTATCGGTTGCTTGCAGCTATGGGCAGTTTGTTGGAAAGCTTTGAAGTTGAGCCACCTGCGCAAGCCGTTGCTGGCTACCGGACCATACGGGATGATGAAAAAACCAAAGGTTGGTTGCCCGGCAAAACTCTACCAGGTGTTTCCGCTCAATGGGCAAGGGGCACTCCTGTTGCCATGCCAAGACCGAAACAATGA
- a CDS encoding CTP synthase — MARYIFITGGVVSSLGKGLASAALGAALQARGYKVRLRKLDPYLNVDPGTMSPYQHGECYVTDDGAETDLDLGHYERFTGRPANKQDNITTGRIYQDIIAKERRGDYLGGTVQVIPHVTDAIKNFVLDGNDGYDFVLCEIGGTVGDIEGLPFFEAIRQLGNDLPRGQAVYIHLTLMPYIASAGEMKTKPTQHSVKELRSIGIQPDILMVRCDRQIPENERRKLSQFCNVREEAVIPAYDAKSIYEVPLTYHKEGLDTQVLDAFGITGSPAPDLSRWENIVQALQNPEGEVTIAIVGKYTVLKDAYKSLIEALVHGGIANGVKVNLEWIESEVFEKEDPGQFLASVNGILVPGGFGERGSEGKIAAAHYARVNKIPYFGICFGMQMAVVEAARNMAGIKDASSTEFGPTNDPVVGLMTEWSRGNEKEQRHAEGDLGGTMRLGAYDATLEAGSKIAEIYGTSEISERHRHRYEVNISYRERLEQVGLRFAGTSPDGVLPETVEIAGHPWFIGVQYHPELKSRPFNPHPLFASFVGAARDNSRLV; from the coding sequence ATGGCACGGTACATATTCATCACCGGTGGTGTTGTTTCTTCTCTTGGGAAGGGACTTGCCTCCGCAGCTCTTGGTGCGGCTTTACAGGCCCGCGGATACAAGGTGCGGCTTCGTAAGCTTGATCCTTATTTGAACGTTGACCCAGGTACCATGAGCCCTTACCAGCACGGTGAGTGTTATGTGACTGATGATGGCGCTGAAACAGATTTGGATCTGGGTCACTACGAGCGCTTCACAGGTCGTCCTGCAAACAAGCAGGACAACATAACAACCGGGCGCATCTATCAGGACATCATCGCAAAAGAACGCCGTGGTGATTACCTCGGTGGAACAGTTCAGGTGATTCCCCACGTTACTGATGCCATCAAGAACTTCGTTCTGGATGGCAATGACGGCTACGATTTCGTGCTCTGCGAAATCGGTGGTACTGTTGGTGACATTGAAGGTTTGCCATTCTTTGAGGCTATTCGTCAGCTTGGCAATGACTTACCGCGTGGGCAGGCTGTCTACATTCACCTGACACTGATGCCCTACATTGCCAGTGCTGGTGAAATGAAGACCAAGCCGACTCAGCACTCTGTGAAAGAGCTGCGGTCCATTGGTATTCAGCCAGATATTCTGATGGTTCGTTGTGATCGTCAGATTCCTGAAAACGAGCGTCGCAAGCTTTCTCAGTTTTGTAACGTGCGCGAAGAAGCTGTTATCCCGGCCTATGATGCCAAAAGCATTTATGAAGTGCCACTGACCTACCATAAGGAAGGTCTGGATACGCAGGTTCTTGATGCATTTGGTATTACAGGCTCTCCAGCGCCGGATCTATCCCGCTGGGAAAACATCGTGCAGGCACTCCAGAACCCAGAAGGTGAAGTGACTATTGCGATTGTTGGCAAATACACAGTGCTGAAAGATGCCTACAAGTCTTTGATTGAAGCGCTTGTACACGGCGGCATTGCTAACGGCGTTAAAGTGAACCTTGAGTGGATCGAATCTGAAGTCTTTGAAAAAGAAGACCCCGGCCAGTTCCTTGCCAGTGTGAACGGCATTCTGGTTCCTGGTGGATTTGGCGAACGTGGTTCTGAAGGTAAGATTGCTGCTGCGCATTATGCTCGTGTAAACAAAATTCCATACTTTGGTATTTGCTTTGGTATGCAGATGGCTGTTGTTGAAGCTGCGCGTAACATGGCTGGTATTAAAGATGCGAGCTCCACGGAGTTTGGTCCGACTAACGATCCTGTTGTTGGTCTAATGACTGAGTGGTCACGCGGTAACGAGAAAGAACAGCGTCATGCTGAAGGCGACCTTGGCGGAACGATGCGCCTTGGAGCTTACGATGCGACGTTGGAAGCAGGCAGCAAGATCGCCGAGATCTATGGCACCAGCGAGATTTCTGAGCGTCACCGCCACCGTTATGAAGTGAATATTTCATACCGCGAGAGACTAGAACAAGTTGGCTTGAGATTTGCCGGTACGTCTCCAGATGGCGTGTTGCCTGAGACTGTGGAAATCGCAGGACATCCTTGGTTCATTGGTGTGCAATATCACCCAGAGCTGAAGTCTCGTCCGTTTAATCCGCATCCATTGTTTGCATCCTTTGTTGGGGCTGCACGCGATAATAGCCGTCTGGTTTAA